AGACTTGAAGGAATGCCAAAGCTCTTTCGATTTAAAAATAGACTTGAAAAAGCCTTACATACCAAAACGCTATTAGCGAAAAAGAAGAAGAGCAAGCTTAAGTGAAATAATTTATAAGTATCTGATCGTATGATTACGCTAAAAAGAACCAATTCAGAAGATATCGACTTTAAAAACTTGGTAGTTTTATTAAATCAAGATTTAAAAATTAGAGATGGAGCCGATCATGATTTTTACAATCAATTTAATGGGATAGATACAATAAAGCATGCAATTGTAATTTATGAAGATGAAGTAGCTATTGGCTGTGGCGCTTTTAGAGAAAAAGAAAATGACGTTGCCGAAATCAAGCGTATGTTTGTGCATCCTGATTATCGTAAAAGAGGAATTGCATCAGCTGTATTGAAGGAGTTAGAAAAATGGGCAACCGAAGTAGATTATAAATATACCCTATTAGAAACAGGAGTTAACCAACCAGAAGCGATTGCATTATATAAAAAACAAGATTATGCTGTAATTCCAAATTATCCACCTTATGATGTGATGGATAATAGTGTATGCATGAAAAAAAAGCTATAACCCAATGAACAAAATACCACAAACACTACAACAAAAAGTAGGACAGTTTTTCTTTCCTGCAGTTTTTATAAACGATACCGAAGAAAATATTCAGGAAACCGAACGTTTAATTCGAGAATATAATATTGGCGGACTTACCTTTTTTCATAGTCGTGCCAGTGCAGCTACAAATTACGAAGGCAATAAAAAAATTGTGTTCAATGATGATAGTTATAAACAGTTAAAAGAGCGTATCGAGCGATTCCAGAAATGTGCAACGACGCCGCTTTTAATTAGTATCGATGCCGAATGGGGATTGGCAATGCGTGTCGAAAAAACACCACAATATCCTTATGCAATTACACTTGGCGCTTTACCAGAAAGTGAATCACATTTGGTTTACGAAGTAGGGAAGCAAATAGGTTTGGATTTAAAATCAGTTGGAATTCAATACAATCTTTCGCCATTGGCAGACGTCAATAACAATCCTAATAATCCTGTTATTGGTTACCGTTCCTTTGGAGAGGATAAAGAAAAGGTAGCGCATTTTGCTTTAGAATATTTAAGAGGAATGTCAGATGTTGGTGTTTTAGGTTGTTTGAAGCATTTTCCGGGACACGGAAACACTAATGTCGATTCGCATTTAGGATTACCAGTATTAAAAGAAACTTTAGAAGAATTATTAGAAAACGAATTATACCCATTTATAAAAGGAATCGAAGATAATGTCGATTCGATTATGATTGGTCACTTAGCAGTTCCAGCTTTAAATTCAGGAAAAGATACCTCGGCAACCTTATCAAAATCAATTATCCAAACGTTGTTGCGTGAACAATTAGGGTATGATGGTTTAGTTATCTCTGATGCTTTGAACATGCATAGCGTGTCTAAACTGTATGATGTAAAAGGACAATTAGAATGGGAAGCTTTTAATGCAGGAAACGATGTTTTGTGTTTTGCAGAAAATGTACCAGAAGGAATTCAGGCAATTCTTGAAAAAGCAACACCAGAACGTATCGAAGAAAGTTTTAATAGAATATTGAAGTGCAAAGAGAAAGCAGGAATTCTTAATGAAGCAGCAATAGGCTCAGGAGTTTTAGATTTTGAGAGAACAGCGTTATTAAATGAAAAAATTGCACAAAAGAGTATCACTAAGCTAATTGATAACTCCAATTCTGAAACTGTTTTTGAAGCACATAAAAACAATACGCTTGCAAAATTAAGTTTGTATAAAAATGTAGATAATGATTTCTTCAAAACATTAAACTCCCATTTGTCAAGTCCTGAGTTTGCAATTAATGCAGGAGATATTACTATTGCTTCTGTTGAAAAAGACTTAGCTGCTTTTGATACTATAATCATTTCTTTATTTGTGCCAAAAGCAAAACCACTAAATAATTTTGATATCGAAGAATCGGTTTTGGAATTATTAGGGAAGTTGTTGACTTCAAAAAAATGTATTCTTTATGTTTTTGGAAATCCATATGCTTTGCCAATTATTCCAAACGGAAAACAGGCTTTAGGACTTATTGAAGTGTATCAAGATTTTGTTGAGTTTCAAAAAAATGCCGCAATTCAAATTATTGAAAATAAAAAATGTGTTGGAAAATTACCTGTAAATATTGACTTACAATAGGTTACAGATTTTGGAATATTTAATATAGGTAAATGTTATTGATCGATAAATTTTTATAATCGTATCCTATTGCTTCTAGGTTGATTTATGCACTATTTTTGCACCAAATAAATAATTAACTTAAAAAGCGAAAGATATGTCTTTAGTAGGAAAAAAATTCCCAAGTATTGCAGTAGATGCTATCTCAGAAATGGGAGACAATTTGAAAATCAATATTTTTGAAGAAGCAGTAAACAATAACAAAAAAGTACTTTTGTTTTGGTACCCAAAAGATTTTACTTTTGTATGTCCAACAGAATTACATGCTTTTCAAGCTGCTTTACCAGAATTTGAAAAAAGAAATACAATTGTAATAGGAGCTTCATGTGATACAAACGAAGTACACTTTGCTTGGTTAAACACTCCAAAAAACAATGGTGGAATCGAAGGAGTTACTTACCCAATCTTAGCTGATACAAACCGTAATTTATCTAACATTTTAGGAATTTTAGATATTGATTCTACAGAGTACAGCGAAGAAACAGATTCAGTTATCATCGAAGGTTCTAATGTAACTTACAGAGCTACTTACCTAATTGATGAAACTGGAAAAATTTTCCACGAAAGTGTTAACGATATGCCATTAGGTCGTAACGTAAACGAATACTTACGTATGGTTGATGCTTACACTCATATCCAAGAAAAAGGAGAAGTTTGTCCTGCAAACTGGGAAGCTGGAAAAGAAGCAATGAGCGCAGATAGATTAAGTACAGCTGAGTATTTAAGCGCAAACTAATTAAATATAAGGTACAAAGGTTCATAGGTACAGAGTAACAAAGTTTTTTGTTGCAACTATTTACACAGTGTAAAATTTTGTCCTTTTGAACCTTTGTAACTAATATAAAAACTAGAAATAAAAACTTTGCAACTTTGCGTCTTTGCAACTTTGCATCTCAAAAATATATTGATATGTTAATCGAATTAAATGAAGATACTTTAGCAGATTTAGTTGCTAAAAATGAGAAAGTTGTCGTGCAATATTCGGCTTCATGGTGTGGAAATTGTCGTATAATGAAACCGAAATTCAAAAAATTAGCGGCAGAAAAAGAAGATTTGACTTTTGTTTTAGTTGATGCTGAAAATTCACCAGAATCAAGAAAATTAGCCAATGTTACAAATTTACCAACATTTGCCACTTTCGTAAATGGTAAACTGGTTAATGAGACACAAACTAATAAACAAGAAGTTTTAATCGAGTTAGTAAATGAAATTGCTTAAATAAGATAGGTTAGACTGATTTATACTTTTGGACTTCTGGTAAAGTGGTCTAAATTTTCAAGAAAGTCTAAAGAGTCTAAGAATGTCTAAAAATCTAAGAAGTATAAAATATGAAATTACCAGTAATAAAACAATTAACGCAGTTTATAGAAGAAAATGATCAAGATTACATCATTGAAACTATTGAGGTTTTGGAAGCAATGACCGAAATTCCATCTTTAAAAGATGAAGAATTAGATGTAATTGGTGAATTAATTTCTAATATGTACGGTGCATTAGAAGTACATAAAATGGTAGTTCAAGGAACTGATAAAAAAGAAGCTTTGAATACGTTTATGAAACGTGTTTTGGGGTCAATCGATAAATAGTTGATTTAGCTTAAATAGTTAGAAAAACAGTGGTTATCTAAAAACGCATTCTTTACGGGGTGCGTTTTTTTTATGTCCAATTTTATCATGTTTAGCCAAGTAGAAGCATCATATAAGAGATGGTACAATCAAGATTAAAAAGGTTGAAATTACATGGGGTACATTCTCAGTATTGTCAAGCTGAGCGGAGTCGAAGCGTCACATAAAAACAAAATAAAATTTGCCCAACAAGCATTTTTTTTCTTTTGTCAGAAAGGTATTAAATAGCCAGAAAGCCTGTAGAAATCTATTTTATGACAATAAAATCCCTAATAATTAGTTGTTTTAAAACTCGACTAATTCTTCCCATAACCCGTAACAAAATTCTTTTAGATTCGAATTTTAATCATTACTTTTGAACCTCACAAAAAATCAAACATCATGGCATCAATAACATTAGGAGGAAATCCAATTCATACTTCAGGCGAATTACCAAAAGTTGGTTCACAACTAGCTGATTTTAAATTAGTACAGAGCGACTTATCAGTTGCTTCATTAAGTGATTTTGCAGGTAAGAAATTAGTTTTAAACATCTTTCCAAGTATCGATACTGGAACTTGCGCAACTTCAGTTAGAAAATTTAATGAAAATGCAAGTAATCTTGAGAACACTACAGTTTTATGTATTTCTAGAGATTTACCTTTTGCTCAAAAACGTTTTTGTGGTGCTGAAGGATTAGAAAATGTAGTTAATTTATCTGATTTTCAAGCTGGAGCTTTCGGTAAAGCAAATGGATTAGAAATCGTTGATGGACCTTTAACTGGTTTACACTCAAGAGTAATTATTGTTGTAGATGAAAACGGAAAAGTTACGCATACAGAACAAGTAGCTGAAATTGCAAACGAACCAAATTACGAAGCGGCACTAGCTGCACTATAAATTCTAGAAATGGAGTTTCAAAAAGATACTACTTTTTTAAAAGGAAGATTAAAAAGCGTTACTTATGCCTATAAAGGTGCTTTAAAGTTAATAAGCACGGAGCATAGTGTTATGGTGCAATTTTCATTAGGAGTTATAATGACTATTGCAGGTTTTTATTTTCAAATAACAAGTACGGAATGGCTTTTTCAAATTTTAGCAATAGGATTAGTATTAAGTGTGGAAGGATTAAATACGGCTATAGAAAAAGTAGCCGATTTTGTTCATCCAGATTATCATGAAAGAATCGGTTTTATCAAAGATATTGCTGCGGGCGCAGTATTTTTTGCAGCAATGACCGCAATAGCAATCGGATTAACAATATATATACCATATATAAAAAATATATAAGCGATTAGCACCCAAAATAAGAATGGCAAAAACAACAAAAAAAGAAACGGTAGACAATAAAAATAAATCAAAGTCTGGGACTATTGCGTCTTGGAAAATGACCAAACAGCATAATTTTGTTTTGGGATGCCTTTTGGTGTTATTTTCAGTTGCATTATTAGTTGCTTTTATTTCCTTTTATATCTACGGACAAACAGATCAGAGTGCTTTAGCTGCGCTTACTGATCGAAGCGAACCTGTGCAAAATTGGCTCGGAAAATTTGGAGCTTATCTGGCAGATTTATTGGTTTATCAAGGATTTGGTTTAGCAGCATTTATATTTGTTCGCCTATTTTTCTTAACAGGAATGTTTTTGATATTGGAGCTTTCCACAAGTAAGCTTAAGAATATCTGGTTTTGGGATTTGTTTGTAATAATTATTATATCTGTATTGTTTGGCTTTTTTGCCACATCGGCTCCTGAATTAGGTGGAACGATAGGGTATGAGCTAAATTTGTTTTTACAAGATTATATTGGTAAAACAGGAACTTTATTGAGCTTGCTTTTTGGATTGATTATTTATTTGATTTTTAAAATGAAAATATCTCCAGACAAGATTCAGTCGTTCTTTGATAATACAAAAAAAGAAATTCGCTCAGATTTAAATGCGGCTAATCCTTTAAATAAAGAGAAAGGGGCTTATAATTTAGAAGAATTCGCAATTAAAGAGAATGAAGAATTAGACGATATTCATTTAAAAACTCCGGATACTCAATTTGAAATTAATAAAGAGGCGCTAAAGCCTACTATTACTCATTCATCTGAAATTAATTTAGATCCAGGAGCAAAGGCTATAAAAATGGATGTTACTCCTGTATCAAAAGTTGTAGTGCCACATACAGAGTCGTTTGTAATAGAGCAAGCTCCAGAAGAAGATATAGTCGAAGAGAATTTGGCTTCGCGACTAGTTGCAGATTTCGGATTGTTTGATCCTACGTTGGATTTATCCAATTATAAGTTTCCAACAATCGACTTATTAAAAGAATATTCTACTGGAGGAATTACAATCAATCAGGAAGAATTAGAAGAGAATAAAAATAAAATTGTAGACACACTTCGAAACTATAAAATCGAAATCGCTCAAATTAAAGCTACGGTAGGTCCATCGGTAACACTGTATGAGATTGTACCAGAAGCAGGTATTCGTATTTCGAAAATTAAAAGTCTTGAAGATGATATTGCTTTGTCATTATCAGCATTGGGAATTCGTATTATTGCGCCAATTCCAGGAAAAGGAACTATTGGTATTGAGGTTCCAAATAAGAACCCAACAATGGTTTCGATGAAAAGCGTTATCGGTTCAGCTAAGTTTCAAGAAGCTGAAATGGAATTGCCAATTGCTTTGGGTAAAACAATTTCAAATGAAACATTTGTTGTCGATTTAGCCAAAATGCCTCACTTATTGATGGCAGGAGCTACAGGACAAGGAAAATCGGTGGGTTTAAATGCGGTCTTAACTTCTTTGTTGTACAAAAAACACCCAGCCGAAGTAAAATTTGTTTTAGTAGATCCTAAAAAAGTAGAGTTAACACTATTTAATAAAATCGAAAGACATTATTTGGCTAAATTACCAGATATTGAAGATGCTATTATTACAGATAATGCAAAAGTTGTAAATACATTAAATTCACTTTGTGTTGAAATGGACAATCGTTACTCTTTGTTAAAAGATGCAATGGTTCGAAATATCAAAGAATACAATGATAAATTTAAAGGAAGAAAATTAAATCCAGAAGCAGGACACCGATTTTTGCCTTATATTATTTTGGTAGTCGATGAGTTTGCCGATTTAATTATGACTGCAGGAAAAGAGGTAGAGGTTCCTATTGCGCGTTTGGCACAATTAGCGCGTGCAATTGGAATACATTTAATTATTGCAACGCAACGTCCATCGGTAAACGTAATTACAGGTTTGATAAAAGCGAATTTCCCTGCGAGAATTGCTTTTAGAGTTACCTCAAAAATAGATTCACGTACTATTTTGGATACGCAAGGTGCAGATCAGTTAATTGGACGAGGAGATTTACTGTATTCAAATGGTAATGATGTTATTCGTGTGCAATGTGCATTTGTAGATACACCCGAAGTAGAGAAAATTACTGATTTTATAGGTTCGCAAAAAGCATATGCAACAGCTTATTTGCTTCCAGAGGTTATTGGAGAAGAAAGTGGCATTAATCTTGATGTGGATATCTCCGAAAGAGATACTTTATTTAGAGAAGCTGCTGAGATAATTGTTAATGCGCAACAAGGTTCGGCTTCATTATTACAAAGAAAATTAAAACTTGGCTACAACCGTGCTGGTCGATTGATAGATCAATTAGAAGCGGCAGGGATTGTTGGTCCTTTTGAAGGTAGTAAGGCTAGAAGTGTGAATATTTTAGATTTAAGTTCTCTTGATCAATTTTTTAACAATGAACAAAACTAATTAAATCATGAAATCAACTATTCTAAACTTTAAAAAGAACAATGTAAACAGCCTGACTAAGAGGGTTCTTCAAATTGTTTTTTTATTCCTTGTTACTTTTTCTACTCAGGCTCAAGATAAAAAAGCCAAAGAATTACTGGATCAAGTTACAGCAAAGGTAAAAAGCTACGATAATATTGTTATTGATTTTAAATACAGTCTGAATAATAGTAAAGAGAATATTAATCAGGATAGTAAAGGAAATGTTACCATAAAAGGAAATCAGTTTGTGCTGAATTTTATGGGTGTTACAAAGATTTTTGATGGTCAGAAAACATATACAATCGTTCCAGAAGATGAAGAAATTACAATTTCTAAAGTCAATGAGAAAGATGATAATGCGATTACGCCTTCAAAAATGTTGACTTTCTTTAATTCAGGTTATAAATATACAATGGATATTGTTCAGAATGTAAAAGGAAGAAAAATCCAATACATTAAATTAATCCCAACAAGTGCTAAGGATCAGCGTAAAGAAATCCTTTTAGGGATCGATGTGCAAACAAAGCATATTTATAATTTAATCGAAATGGGAAAGAACGGAACAAAAACTACATTAACCGTTAATTCTTTTAAAACCAATCAGCCATTATCAAAAAATCAGTTTACCTTTGTGCAAAGTAAATATCCAAATTATTATATCAATAAACTAGATTAATTACGGGTTGAAAATATTAGACAAATACTTATTAAAGACTTTCCTTCTTACATTTACTACGGTATTTGTAATTCTATTTTTTATATTCATTCTTCAAACCGTTTGGCTGTTTATAGCCGAATTGGCGGGTAAAGATTTGGATTTAATTCTTGTTGTTAAATTCTTACTGTTTTCGATGCCACGAATTATTCCGTTGGTATTGCCGTTATCTGTTTTATTGGCTTCGATTATGACCTTTGGGAATTTAGCCGAAAACTATGAATTTGCTGCAATGAAAGCATCAGGGATTTCGCTACAGCGAGCCATGAGAGGTTTATTTGTATTCATATGTTTTTTGAGTATAGTAGCATTCCTTTTTGCAAACAATGTTATTCCGTACGCTGAATATAAGTTTATAAACTTCCGAAAAAGTATCGCGCAAGCTAAGCCTGCAATGGCTATAGCCGAAGGACAATTTAGCGATGTTGGGTTTTACAATATTAAAGTAAATAAAAAGTCTGGTCCAAATGGAAATCATCTTACAGGGGTGACTATTCATGAAAAGGCAAATAATAGCGGTGAGAATAAAACGGTTATTAAATCTAAAACAGGTGAATTAATAAGTAATGATAAATCTAGTATTTTACAGTTAGTACTTAATGATGGATATTATTACCAAGATGTAACCCCCAAGAAATACGAAGATAGAAGCAAAATGCCTTTTATTAAAGCGTCATTTAAAAAGGAAATCATCAACATAGATTTATCTGAATTAAACAAAGTTGAGGATAATCAAGAAGTAGGTAATAC
The nucleotide sequence above comes from Flavobacterium branchiarum. Encoded proteins:
- a CDS encoding GNAT family N-acetyltransferase — its product is MITLKRTNSEDIDFKNLVVLLNQDLKIRDGADHDFYNQFNGIDTIKHAIVIYEDEVAIGCGAFREKENDVAEIKRMFVHPDYRKRGIASAVLKELEKWATEVDYKYTLLETGVNQPEAIALYKKQDYAVIPNYPPYDVMDNSVCMKKKL
- a CDS encoding glycoside hydrolase family 3 protein, producing MNKIPQTLQQKVGQFFFPAVFINDTEENIQETERLIREYNIGGLTFFHSRASAATNYEGNKKIVFNDDSYKQLKERIERFQKCATTPLLISIDAEWGLAMRVEKTPQYPYAITLGALPESESHLVYEVGKQIGLDLKSVGIQYNLSPLADVNNNPNNPVIGYRSFGEDKEKVAHFALEYLRGMSDVGVLGCLKHFPGHGNTNVDSHLGLPVLKETLEELLENELYPFIKGIEDNVDSIMIGHLAVPALNSGKDTSATLSKSIIQTLLREQLGYDGLVISDALNMHSVSKLYDVKGQLEWEAFNAGNDVLCFAENVPEGIQAILEKATPERIEESFNRILKCKEKAGILNEAAIGSGVLDFERTALLNEKIAQKSITKLIDNSNSETVFEAHKNNTLAKLSLYKNVDNDFFKTLNSHLSSPEFAINAGDITIASVEKDLAAFDTIIISLFVPKAKPLNNFDIEESVLELLGKLLTSKKCILYVFGNPYALPIIPNGKQALGLIEVYQDFVEFQKNAAIQIIENKKCVGKLPVNIDLQ
- a CDS encoding peroxiredoxin: MSLVGKKFPSIAVDAISEMGDNLKINIFEEAVNNNKKVLLFWYPKDFTFVCPTELHAFQAALPEFEKRNTIVIGASCDTNEVHFAWLNTPKNNGGIEGVTYPILADTNRNLSNILGILDIDSTEYSEETDSVIIEGSNVTYRATYLIDETGKIFHESVNDMPLGRNVNEYLRMVDAYTHIQEKGEVCPANWEAGKEAMSADRLSTAEYLSAN
- a CDS encoding thioredoxin family protein → MLIELNEDTLADLVAKNEKVVVQYSASWCGNCRIMKPKFKKLAAEKEDLTFVLVDAENSPESRKLANVTNLPTFATFVNGKLVNETQTNKQEVLIELVNEIA
- a CDS encoding DUF6952 family protein is translated as MKLPVIKQLTQFIEENDQDYIIETIEVLEAMTEIPSLKDEELDVIGELISNMYGALEVHKMVVQGTDKKEALNTFMKRVLGSIDK
- the tpx gene encoding thiol peroxidase, translated to MASITLGGNPIHTSGELPKVGSQLADFKLVQSDLSVASLSDFAGKKLVLNIFPSIDTGTCATSVRKFNENASNLENTTVLCISRDLPFAQKRFCGAEGLENVVNLSDFQAGAFGKANGLEIVDGPLTGLHSRVIIVVDENGKVTHTEQVAEIANEPNYEAALAAL
- a CDS encoding diacylglycerol kinase, whose protein sequence is MEFQKDTTFLKGRLKSVTYAYKGALKLISTEHSVMVQFSLGVIMTIAGFYFQITSTEWLFQILAIGLVLSVEGLNTAIEKVADFVHPDYHERIGFIKDIAAGAVFFAAMTAIAIGLTIYIPYIKNI
- a CDS encoding DNA translocase FtsK, with amino-acid sequence MAKTTKKETVDNKNKSKSGTIASWKMTKQHNFVLGCLLVLFSVALLVAFISFYIYGQTDQSALAALTDRSEPVQNWLGKFGAYLADLLVYQGFGLAAFIFVRLFFLTGMFLILELSTSKLKNIWFWDLFVIIIISVLFGFFATSAPELGGTIGYELNLFLQDYIGKTGTLLSLLFGLIIYLIFKMKISPDKIQSFFDNTKKEIRSDLNAANPLNKEKGAYNLEEFAIKENEELDDIHLKTPDTQFEINKEALKPTITHSSEINLDPGAKAIKMDVTPVSKVVVPHTESFVIEQAPEEDIVEENLASRLVADFGLFDPTLDLSNYKFPTIDLLKEYSTGGITINQEELEENKNKIVDTLRNYKIEIAQIKATVGPSVTLYEIVPEAGIRISKIKSLEDDIALSLSALGIRIIAPIPGKGTIGIEVPNKNPTMVSMKSVIGSAKFQEAEMELPIALGKTISNETFVVDLAKMPHLLMAGATGQGKSVGLNAVLTSLLYKKHPAEVKFVLVDPKKVELTLFNKIERHYLAKLPDIEDAIITDNAKVVNTLNSLCVEMDNRYSLLKDAMVRNIKEYNDKFKGRKLNPEAGHRFLPYIILVVDEFADLIMTAGKEVEVPIARLAQLARAIGIHLIIATQRPSVNVITGLIKANFPARIAFRVTSKIDSRTILDTQGADQLIGRGDLLYSNGNDVIRVQCAFVDTPEVEKITDFIGSQKAYATAYLLPEVIGEESGINLDVDISERDTLFREAAEIIVNAQQGSASLLQRKLKLGYNRAGRLIDQLEAAGIVGPFEGSKARSVNILDLSSLDQFFNNEQN
- a CDS encoding LolA family protein — protein: MKSTILNFKKNNVNSLTKRVLQIVFLFLVTFSTQAQDKKAKELLDQVTAKVKSYDNIVIDFKYSLNNSKENINQDSKGNVTIKGNQFVLNFMGVTKIFDGQKTYTIVPEDEEITISKVNEKDDNAITPSKMLTFFNSGYKYTMDIVQNVKGRKIQYIKLIPTSAKDQRKEILLGIDVQTKHIYNLIEMGKNGTKTTLTVNSFKTNQPLSKNQFTFVQSKYPNYYINKLD
- a CDS encoding LptF/LptG family permease, encoding MKILDKYLLKTFLLTFTTVFVILFFIFILQTVWLFIAELAGKDLDLILVVKFLLFSMPRIIPLVLPLSVLLASIMTFGNLAENYEFAAMKASGISLQRAMRGLFVFICFLSIVAFLFANNVIPYAEYKFINFRKSIAQAKPAMAIAEGQFSDVGFYNIKVNKKSGPNGNHLTGVTIHEKANNSGENKTVIKSKTGELISNDKSSILQLVLNDGYYYQDVTPKKYEDRSKMPFIKASFKKEIINIDLSELNKVEDNQEVGNTNGMLNASELRYTLDSLTKNLNTEILSFSENINQKVGIAKGIPTVKLDKKKKPLPNDLLSLYTNEKKVEILKVANSNLTSTMYSIESTKNELKEKQRNINRHLMALYEKYVIAFACFLMFFIGAPLGAIIRKGGLGLPIVFAVLIFITFHFINTFGKRISQEDGLTPFMGAWMSTFILTPLAVLLTYRATNDIGLISMDAILTPINKLFKKFSERFISSQNKT